A part of Onthophagus taurus isolate NC chromosome 7, IU_Otau_3.0, whole genome shotgun sequence genomic DNA contains:
- the LOC111416672 gene encoding uncharacterized protein isoform X1, whose protein sequence is MRYLITFLLLLPIISLTFAHCNRRCCSSCSIETCCYENPPCCNRCNNCNCEDIICSSNKTESETELIDSTQKTVIVNDKKSVPNQSNLTVTISNEINQNNTLHNPINVTTINENNILVHSVADRKSSQINEGPNGTNVQIIRVPYYIDRPVLVEVEKVVEKKVYVPVPSNETKIIEKIVEVPIVKPVPYFINNTQYVPVLSPVDRPIVYPVQVPVDRPIPYYIPFNQTHYKYILVNVPTYIDKPIPMPYPVKHTEYITQHVPVQVPTVVEKPVGVPVPVPHYIENVVSVPIVVDKLTPVPVPFKEIQVVNNPVHIPVQVPVPYPVIIPSCQNCHQNHLACFQNCRPHFEVVCPKCQFHMPCHQTCSHFMNTMCQNCGGHLPCASSCNAHYNSLCQRCQPNTQCFSNCQQHLGTICSGCQQHMSCAKTCSVYCNNCRHPMPCQQFCQYPLLGAT, encoded by the exons atGAGATATCTAATAACCTTTTTACTCCTTCTTCCAATTATATCCCTAACTTTCGCACATTGTAATAGGAGATGTTGTTCGAGTTGTTCAATTGAAACCTGTTGTTATGAAAACCCACCGTGTTGTAACCGCTGCAACAACTGCAACTGTGAAGACATCATTTGTTCCAGTAATAAAACGGAATCCGAAACTGAATTAATTGATTCTACACAAAAAACGGTTATCGTTAATGACAAGAAATCTGTGCCAAACCAATCGAATCTTACAGTTACAATTTCAAACGAAATTAACCAAAACAATACTTTGCATAACCCTATTAATGTAACAActattaacgaaaataatatattagtACATTCTGTAGCAGATCGCAAATCTTCACAAATTAATGAAGGACCTAATGGTACTAACGTACAAATAATTCGAGTTCCGTATTATATTGATAGACCAGTACTAGTTGAAGTGGAAAAAGTTGTAGAGAAAAAAGTATACGTTCCGGTTCCATCTaatgaaactaaaattattgagaaaatagtAGAAGTACCAATTGTAAAACCAGTGCCGTATTTCATTAATAACACCCAATACGTACCTGTATTATCACCCGTAGATAGGCCTATAGTATACCCAGTACAAGTACCAGTTGATAGACCAATTCCTTATTACATACCATTTAATCAAACTCACTACAAGTATATATTAGTAAATGTTCCAACGTATATTGATAAACCAATTCCAATGCCTTATCCTGTTAAACACACGGAATACATAACCCAGCACGTACCAGTGCAAGTACCAACGGTTGTTGAAAAACCGGTTGGAGTTCCAGTTCCAGTACCCCATTATATTGAAAACGTTGTTAGTGTACCGATCGTTGTCGATAAATTGACTCCGGTTCCCGTACCATTTAAGGAGATTCAAGTTGTTAACAACCCGGTTCACATTCCTGTTCAAGTACCAGTTCCATATCCAGTAATAATACCAT CTTGCCAAAATTGCCATCAAAATCACTTGGCATGTTTCCAAAATTGCAGACCACACTTTGAAGTTG tttgCCCAAAGTGCCAATTTCATATGCCGTGTCACCAAACTTGTTCTCATTTTATGAACACAA tGTGCCAAAATTGTGGTGGTCACCTTCCTTGTGCTTCATCGTGCAATGCACATTACAACTCAT tgtGTCAACGTTGCCAACCAAATACTCAATGTTTTTCGAATTGTCAACAACATTTAGGAACGA
- the LOC111416672 gene encoding uncharacterized protein isoform X2 gives MRYLITFLLLLPIISLTFAHCNRRCCSSCSIETCCYENPPCCNRCNNCNCEDIICSSNKTESETELIDSTQKTVIVNDKKSVPNQSNLTVTISNEINQNNTLHNPINVTTINENNILVHSVADRKSSQINEGPNGTNVQIIRVPYYIDRPVLVEVEKVVEKKVYVPVPSNETKIIEKIVEVPIVKPVPYFINNTQYVPVLSPVDRPIVYPVQVPVDRPIPYYIPFNQTHYKYILVNVPTYIDKPIPMPYPVKHTEYITQHVPVQVPTVVEKPVGVPVPVPHYIENVVSVPIVVDKLTPVPVPFKEIQVVNNPVHIPVQVPVPYPVIIPSCQNCHQNHLACFQNCRPHFEVVCPKCQFHMPCHQTCSHFMNTNF, from the exons atGAGATATCTAATAACCTTTTTACTCCTTCTTCCAATTATATCCCTAACTTTCGCACATTGTAATAGGAGATGTTGTTCGAGTTGTTCAATTGAAACCTGTTGTTATGAAAACCCACCGTGTTGTAACCGCTGCAACAACTGCAACTGTGAAGACATCATTTGTTCCAGTAATAAAACGGAATCCGAAACTGAATTAATTGATTCTACACAAAAAACGGTTATCGTTAATGACAAGAAATCTGTGCCAAACCAATCGAATCTTACAGTTACAATTTCAAACGAAATTAACCAAAACAATACTTTGCATAACCCTATTAATGTAACAActattaacgaaaataatatattagtACATTCTGTAGCAGATCGCAAATCTTCACAAATTAATGAAGGACCTAATGGTACTAACGTACAAATAATTCGAGTTCCGTATTATATTGATAGACCAGTACTAGTTGAAGTGGAAAAAGTTGTAGAGAAAAAAGTATACGTTCCGGTTCCATCTaatgaaactaaaattattgagaaaatagtAGAAGTACCAATTGTAAAACCAGTGCCGTATTTCATTAATAACACCCAATACGTACCTGTATTATCACCCGTAGATAGGCCTATAGTATACCCAGTACAAGTACCAGTTGATAGACCAATTCCTTATTACATACCATTTAATCAAACTCACTACAAGTATATATTAGTAAATGTTCCAACGTATATTGATAAACCAATTCCAATGCCTTATCCTGTTAAACACACGGAATACATAACCCAGCACGTACCAGTGCAAGTACCAACGGTTGTTGAAAAACCGGTTGGAGTTCCAGTTCCAGTACCCCATTATATTGAAAACGTTGTTAGTGTACCGATCGTTGTCGATAAATTGACTCCGGTTCCCGTACCATTTAAGGAGATTCAAGTTGTTAACAACCCGGTTCACATTCCTGTTCAAGTACCAGTTCCATATCCAGTAATAATACCAT CTTGCCAAAATTGCCATCAAAATCACTTGGCATGTTTCCAAAATTGCAGACCACACTTTGAAGTTG tttgCCCAAAGTGCCAATTTCATATGCCGTGTCACCAAACTTGTTCTCATTTTATGAACACAA atttttaa